Within Flagellimonas maritima, the genomic segment TAGATTGCCGACAGAAACCGAATGGGAATATGCCGCACAAGCACTTGTTGGGTCTAGGGAATATAATAACTATAGGGGGAGAAAAAAATATCCATGGGAAGGTGACTACACCAGAAATGGTCAGCGCGTAGGTCGTGGAGATCAATTGGCAAACTTTAAACAAGCCAAAGGTGATTACGGCGGAATTGCGGGATGGTCAGACGACGGTGCCGACATTACTGGACAGGTACAATCATACAAACCCAATGATTTTGGTCTTTATGATATGGCAGGTAACGTCTCTGAATGGGTTGCCGATGTATATCGTCCAATAGTAGATGACGAAATAAGCGATTTCAATTACTATCGTGGAAACGTCTTTATGAAGAAAGCAATCGGCGAGGATGGAAAGGTTCAAATATTACGTGACTCTATTTTGTATGACACATTGCCCAATGGCAAAATTATAGCACTCAACCTTCCAGGTGAAATAAAAGAAATTCCTGTTGGTGACGAAGAAACATACTTGAGAACAAACTTCTCCAAGAGTGATAACAGAGGCTACAGAGATGGTGACCCAGGTTCATCTAGATTCTTTCAGAGATTTAGTGATGAGTCTGACAATAGAAAAATGTATGATTCACCAAAACATAAAGTTGAACGTGATTCTACGGGTAAAATCCTTCGACAATACGATACGTCCAACTATAGGACTTCATTGATAAATGATGAGGTTCGCGTTTACAAAGGCGGTTCGTGGAGAGATAGAGCATTTTGGTTAGACCCTGCTCAACGTAGGTACCTGCCACAATATATGGCCACTGACGACATTGGATTTAGATGTGCTATGTCTCGAGTAGGTTCCAAGTCCAAAAGCAAGAACAAAACTATCCGGCACAAAAAAGCCAAATAGATACCGCAAGAATTTATTAAAAGCCCTGATTAAAATCAGGGCTTTTTTTTATCTTCGATTTATGACATTGGAACAGCTTCATACGCTTTTTTTAAAGCACCCAACCGTTTGCACGGACACCAGAAAAATAACCAAAGGGTGTATTTTTTTCGCATTAAAAGGCCCCAAATTTAATGGAAATACTTTTGCAGATGAAGCCATCAAAAATGGAGCAGAATATGTTGTAATTGATGAAGAAAAATATAAAAAATCCGACAAGCATCTATTGTTCAGTGATGTTTTGGAAACCCTTCAAAAACTTTCCACCTTCCACAGAAACCATAGTTCGGCAAAAGTAATTTCCCTTACTGGCAGCAATGGTAAAACGACCACGAAGGAATTGATCAATGTGGTACTTTCAAAAAAATACAGGACCATCGCTACACAAGGAAACTTAAACAATCACATAGGCGTTCCTCTAACATTATTGTCCATAAAGCCAGATACCGAAATAGCCATAGTCGAGATGGGTGCAAACCATCAAAGAGAAATAGCATTCTTAAGCAGTATAGCGCAACCTGATTTCGGTTACATCACAAACTTTGGAAAAGCACATTTAGAAGGTTTTGGCGGAGTAGAAGGAGTCATTAAAGGCAAAAGCGAGCTTTATGACTATCTAATTTTAAATAATAAATATGTCTTTTTAAATGCTGATGATTCCATTCAAAAACGAAAGTTGGAACTTTACACTAAAAAAATTGGCTTCAGCATAGAGGACCATCAATACTACATTATCAAATTCTTGGGCGCAAATCCATTTGTTATTATCGAATTTGAAAATGAAAAGGTCGAAACCCAACTGATCGGCAAGTATAATTTTTCCAATTGTTGCGCAGCAATTTTAATGGGAAAATATTTTAATGTTTCTATAGAGGATATCAAAAATGCAATTGAGTCTTATCGACCACAAAATAACCGTTCTCAAATTATTGATAAAAAAGACCTTAGGATTATTTTAGATGCATATAATGCCAATCCTTCCAGCATGAAAGTCGCCTTGGAGAATTTTGAAATTGTCGATGCACCCAAGAAATACTTATTTCTTGGTGATATGTTTGAGTTGGGCAAGGACGCGGAAAAAGAACACCAGGCCATCGTGGATTATATAAAAGAACTTGGTTTTACTGATGTCTACCTTATCGGGGAGAATTTTTCAAAAACCCAAACCCTTTTCAAAAAATTTAATTCTTTTGAAGATTTGAAGAAAAACATCAATACAACTTCTCTGGATAGAGGAAATGTTTTGATAAAGGGGTCTCGTGGAATGGCCCTTGAAAGAATTTTGGAGTTCCTATAACAGGTCATCCTCATGGATCAATATTTTTAAAAAAATATAATATTGAAATGATTCCCTCCTTTTTTCGACATAACAGTTGAACAATAACTGAAATCATGGAAAAAAGTATCATAGTTTTTGACGGGGAATGCAATCTATGCAATGGAGTAGTGGGGTGGCTGCTTAAATTTGCGCCGGAAGACATCTTTCATTTTGTTCCTTTCCAATCTCCTAAAGGCCAAGAATTGTTAAAGAAACATGGCTTTTCAACAAGACAACTTGAAACTGTAATTCTTTTTGATAAAAACGGAAAACACACACACTCCGATGGTTTCTTAAAAATCATTTCCAAAATACCCAAATGGAAATTAGTGGCGGCCCTTCTAGCTTTTGTCCCAAGAATTATTAGGGACACTATCTACAACATGGCATCCAAGAACAGGGTAAAATGGTTTGGAAAATCCAGAACCTGTACAGTAAGTTTTAAGTAGGGAAGTGGGATATACTGGATTCGAACCAGTGACCTCTGCCCTGTCAAGGCAGCGCTCTAAACCAACTGAGCTAATATCCCTTCATAAAAGTGCCGCAATATCGTAAAAAAGTTACCAATCTCCATATTCTGCGGAATTCTTTTGTGTTTCATGAAGCGTAATATGCAATAACTGCTCTTTTTGGAGTTTTGGTCTCAAAATGTCATAAATTATTTTGACAAAATACTCTGTTGTTGGTAAAATTTCATCAAATTCAGGACAATCTATATTTAGGTTCTTATGGTCGAACCTATCTTCAACTTCTTCTTTGATTAGTATGCCCAATACAGCCAAATCCATAACAAATCCTGTATCTGGATTCACCTCTCCCCTAATCCTTACCTCTAAATCAAAATTATGCCCATGGTAGTTAGGGCTATTGCACTTTCCAAAAACTTCAATATTTTTTGCATCGCTCCAATTGGGATTATGCAACCTATGTGCTGCATTAAAATGGGCTTTTCTACAAATCGTCGCAATCATTTCACAAAAATAGAAAAAGCCTTAGTTATACAAAGGCTATAAATGACTTTCAAAAAAATATATGTGCTGATAAAGCTTTTATTCCTTTCTTATTTCTACGTAATAGTTAAATATTTTAATCAAATCTTGCTCCAAATCAAACTTTAATTTTTCTTCTTTTACCAATTTTTCAATCTTGGCAAAGTATTTCCCAAAAAATAATTTGAGTGCTTTCTTTTTTTGTGGGACTTTGATTAACCCACTATATTCTTCATTTTTTCTAAAGGAAACATAAAAAACATCTTCCAATGGTATAAATTTAGCAGGTACAGCTTTTTCATAGCTACTTTTTATAGGTTTCGCTTCCTGAAATTTTATTCTGGACCTTTTAAAAAGGATGAACTTTTGATTTTGATGAAGCTGCTCAAAAATTCCATTTTTTACCTGTTTATTATCATCCTGAAAATCTTTAGTCAAGAAAATTCTGTTTGATCCATCCAATAACGTTACCGAATAAGTTTTGTTTTTGGATAATCCCATTATCTCGCTTTCACTTTTCTTCAGCTCAATGATATGTTCCAAAACATCAAATCGTACCAAATGAGTAGTTTTGATAGTATTTATTTTAGCTGGTCTAAACTCATCAAAAAGATATTTAGAACCTTCTACATTATCATATTTAGTATTGTTTAAATGTATAAAAAAGTCAAGCTCATTTAAACCTTCAGCACTATTCTGTACTATTTGGCATTGCAGGGATGTTAAAAAAAGTATGCTCGTCACATATGATATAATCTTTTTCATTTACAGTTATGAATTTAAAAACCACCATTAGTATGCACAAATGGTGGCTTTACAGTTTAGTTAGTCATTTTTTTAAAAGTTACCCGGGTTTTGAGTTATGTTGGGATTGTTGGTGAGTTCATCATCCACAATGGGGAAAATCACCTTATCCGCTCCTGGTGCTGATTCTGCGCCACCTGCAGGGCGCAAATTTCTATCGTTTCTTAAAAGGTCCATTCTTCTGAGTCCTTCAAAACAAAACTCCTTTCTCCTTTCCAAAAGAATGGCATCCAAATCCACAGTAACCAAAGCAGGTAATCCTGCCCTGGCTCTTACGGTATTAACATCGTTCAAAGGGGTATCACCAATGGCAGTACCACCTCTTAAATTAGCTTCTGCACGCATAAGGTACATATCAGCCATGCGCAAGACCATTCCATCTGAAGCGTTATTTACAATATCTGGATATTTTGTAGTGAAGAATGTGTCATTTCCACCGGCATCCGTCGCAGCTTGAGATAATTCGGCAAATCTTCTATCGCCAGGTTCGCCAGCGAAAACATCCAATAAATCTTGACTAAAGGGAGCATCTCCCCTTCCGCCGGGAGCAGGATTATAAAAGTTCACGTAAACTTCATCCGATCCTGGAACAGATTCATCTTGTGGCCCATCTGTAGGTGTATTGATTACGGAAAAAATGTTTTCGGGCGAGGTTGGATTATCATCATAAAAATCAAAATCTGGGGCTAAGGCATACTCCCCCGAGCTGATTACCTGATCTGCTAAATTGGCTGCACTTGCCCAATCTTCTCGATATAGGTAAAGCCTTGCAAGAAGACCTCTTGCCGCTCCAGCTTCTGCGCGTTCCCCATTATCTTCAGGCAAACTTGCCACAGCATCCAAAAGGTCCTGTTCAATGAGCGCATGAACCTCATTTACCGTAGAGCGCTCTAATTGAAATTCAGAAATATCCACTTCCGGTGCATAGGGAACCAAAACCAAAGGGACTCCCAAATTACTGCCACCACTTACTTGAAATGGTTGTGCAAAATGATTGACCAGTGTAAAATAGGTCAATGCCCTCAAAAATTTTGCCTCACCAATAAACTGTGCTTTCTCTGTTTCGGATAAATCCAGTAAATCTATATCTGGAAGGTTAACTATGATATTGTTTGCAGCTCCAATAAGCTCGTATCCATCCAACCAAATATTATCTATGGTCGTGTTTGTAGCCAATGTTTCAAACTGGTCTATTTCCTGTAAACTGGTAAAACTCCCCACAAAATTTACATCATCGGCCATAAAATCCGAAATCAATTGAGGGTTTCCGTTTAAATCCCCACTTTGATTCTTACTGTAAATACCGACGACCGCTCCATTAATTGATCCTCTTGTATCAAAAACTGTTTCAATCTCTACACTATCCTCGGGAACAACGTCTAAACGATCTTCACAAGCAAAGAAAATGCCTATACCCAAGAAAATTATTATTGCTTTATATATTTTCATTTCTATTGTTATTAAAAAGTTAGTCTAGCTCCAATTAAATATGATTTTGCCTGTGGTGCGGTAAAGAAAGATTCTCCTTGAAACCTTGGGTCAATATCATCAGTAACTTCTGGGTCTATTCCCTTCATTTCATCTTTTTTGAGTGTGAATAAATTGGTGGCCGTAGCATAGAACCTTATTCCAGAGAAAAGTCCCCCCAATTTTTCCAAAGCTTGTTCCGGCATGTTGTAACCCAACGTCACGTTTTTAACACGCAAATAAGATGCATCCAATTGCTGTTGTGTGGACCGTTGGTTGAAGGGATTGAATGTTGAGCTGTTGGGGCTTGGCAGAAAGGCATTGTCCCCTGGTTGCCTCCAAATATTCAGATTTTGCTTTCTAACATTTACTATCCCTCCAATGGCATCGGCGCCGTCCGCAAACCTTAGACCATCAATGACAACATCGTTTCCATAGGAATAATTCATAAGTACGGAAAGGTCAAAATCCTTAAAACGGAATGAATTTGTCATCCCCCCAGAAAAGTCCGGTAAAGGACTTCCAGTGACTACACGATCTCCAGAATTTGGTGTCGTCGTAATATTTCCGTTAACATCCAACCATTCTGCATCGCCTGTTTGCGAATTGATACCTACATACCTGATCAGGAAGAAATTATTTAAAGACTCGCCTTCAATTGCTCTCTGTATCGGCCCGTCTATGATTTTTCTTCCTTGTGCATCCGTGGCGGCATCCTCATTCAATTGTGTAATGGTATTTTCTATGGTGGTAATGTTAAAACTGGTTCTCCATTCAAAATCTTCAGTTAAAACATTGATACTGCTTACATCGAATTCCCATCCTTTATTTTCCAATTCCCCAATATTCCTACTTATAAATCGGAGTCCTGTTTGTGGAGGAAGCACTTGATTCAATAGAAGATCGCTCGTAGTTTTTTTGAAATATGACATGTTAAAGTTCAGTCTACCATTTAAAAAAGTAGATTTTAATCCTATATCCAATGTCTCACTTTCCTCCCACTTTAAATCTGGGTTTGGAGGTTGGTTGGGAACCACGCCCGACTCACCATTATAATCTCCAAATGCTCCTGCATTAAAAAGTCCCAAAGATGGGAAAGTGCCCAATCGGTCATTACCTACGGTTCCAATACTTGCCCTTAGTGAAAGGTAGTCTACAAAAGAGACATCATCCATAAAAGATTCATCAGAAATTATCCATCCCGCAGCAACGGACCAGAAGTATCCAAAACGATTATTGACACCAAAACGAGAAGAACCATCCCTTCTAAGTGAGCCCTCTACCAAATACCTGCCTTTATAATCGTACGAAGCTCTTGAGAAAAGTCCAAATAGTCTTGATGGGAAACGATCTCCATTTAATACTGATGGTGTTGAACCAGAGCCTAAATTTCTAAGACCGTCCGTTAAAAACCCTGTAGATGATACGTTGAGTCGTGTTCTTAAGGTTTCTTCGTAATTGAGTCCCAATAATATATTAAGGCTATGGTCCTCGCCCAGATTTGGTGTATAATTAAGAGTTTGGTTGGTCAACCATCTTTCTTCCCTTACACTTACCACTTGACCGAGACCGCCCGGCGTATTGAATTCTGCTTCTCTGGTGGTTTCTTCTACACTAAGCCAATCCATTCCAAATTCTGAACGCCAAGTAAGACCTTCAAAAGGAGTTATTTCAGTAAATGCATTACCGATAACCCTAAAGGTCTTGAGCTCTCTATCATCTAAAGCTACCCTAGCAAATATATTGGGAATGAAAGACCCCGACTGCAAAAAATTACCTTCATCATCGAACGCACGCACTACAGGACTTTGAAGAAAAGCAGTTGTGAATGGGGCATCGATTTCATTTTCAACAAAAACCCTTGCCAGGCGATTGTTGGTTATCCCCAGATTCATTCCTGCCTTTAGCCAATTTGTAACATCAGAATCTATATTTATTCTAGCTCCAGTACGCTGTTGATCGTTACCTATTACAAATCCTTGTGCATCCTGAAAATCCAAACCAAAGAAGTACGACGTTTTCTCGCCTCCGCCTCTAACGCCCAGATTATAGTTTTGGGATATTCCAGTGCGCTGTACACCTTCCAGCCAATCCGTACCGCCAGAACCAATCGCGCCCAATCCTAAATCTTCCGGAGTTGTTAAGGTCCCGTTTTGGATGGTTGCTATTTCTGATTTCCATTGCCTGAATTCATCAGCCGACAAAATATCCGGAACATCGGTTGATTCTGAAAATTGTGTACTTATATCCAAAGTAAGCTGTGCCTTGGAGTTACGTCTACCCTTTTTAGTCGTTATCAATACAACACCGTTTGCTCCTCTTGACCCATAAATAGACGTTGCACCGGCATCCTTTAATACAGTAAGGGATTCAATATCATTTGGATTAACATAGGAAAGTGGATTAATGTCGGTATTGCCACCTCTGTTCAATGTATTTCCTTCTGTATCCGTAATGGGAACTCCGTCAATCACAATCAACGGTTGACTACCTGAATTTATGGAGTTTACCCCCCTTACCCTAATGACAGCAGCAGATCCTAAAACCCCTGAAGCATTTACAATTTGTGTACCTGCACTTTGTCCTTGCAACAACTGATCTGCAGAAACTACTTGCAAGTTCTCGATAGCCTCTTCCTTTACTATTCCAACGTTCTGAATGATTTTTCTTTCTTCTTGATTGCCGTAACCGATCACTACAACTTCTTCCAATTGTGAAGCATCTTCCTCCATTTGGATGTCTATAGTGCTTTGACCTCCAATGGTACGTTGTACGGTTCTTTGTCCTAAGTACGTGAACACCAATACTTGTCCTTCACTGGCATTGATGGTATAGTTGCCATCAAAATCGGATTGGGTTCCATTGGCCGTGCCCTCTACCACAATGTTTACACCAGGCAGGGGCATTCCGCCTTGGTCCGTTATAGTACCTGTGATTGTTTTTTCTTGGGAATGTGCAAATGCCATAAAAAATAGCATAACAAAAAATGTCCCAAATAGCTTTTTTACTTTCATAGAATTAAAAGTTTTGTTAGTAATTAATGAGTTAGCGCAACTGAGAAAGGAAGGCGGGAGAAGGTTTTTGATAGCTAATTCAAATAATACTCCCTAGTACGAAAACAAAACTTAATGGAAAGTTTCTATTTATATGGTAGCAAGGCATCTCACCGCCTTACCTTTACAATTGCAACCACAAAACAATCATATAAGCGTTCCGTGAAGGTTCTGCCCGATAAGGGTTTACGTAAGAAATATTCGGGATGCTTTACCTATTTTCGGATAAATCGATAAGATATACTATCATTAAAATATTATCCATAAAAATGTAATTTAGGTGTTTAAGTATAGCTGTTTACAGTAAATTTCTTTGAGCCAATAAAAAATATGAGATTATCTAATGCAATAACCTACTCGTTCATAGGAATTTTCCTTTATCTATTTTCTAGTTGTGATATTCAAAACACAGGTGAAACGGTGACGATTGCAGCAGCGGCAAACATGAGGTATCCTTTGAAGGAACTCACGAAAGCTTTTACAAAAGAAACAGGAATAAAATGCAATTTGGTAATAAGTTCGTCGGGTACCTTAACTGCACAGATAAAACAAGGAGCGCCTTACGATATTTTTGTTTCTGCCGATACAACATATCCAGAAGAAATATGGGAAAGCGGATTAACTGAAAAACCTCCTAAAATTTATGCCTATGGAAAATTGGTGCTCTGGACCATGAAATCAGGCATAAAACCAGCTATATCCATGCTAAAAAATGACTCGATAAGCCATATCGCCATAGCCAATCCTAAAATTGCACCTTACGGTAGGGCGGCAATATCCGTTTTAAACCATTACAAGCTTTTGGATGAAGTTGAAGACAAATTGGTTTATGGGGAAAGTATATCACAGACAAATCAGTTCATATTATCAACTTCTGCACAATTGGGGTTTACAGCTATGTCCGTTGTATTGGCACCAGAATTGAAGAAGAAAGGCACTTGGGTTGAGCTGGAAAATAACCTTTATGAACCGATAGCACAAAGCGCAGTGCAGATAATCCATAAAGAGGTCAATAAAGAATCGGCCGAGTCGTTCTATGATTTCTTATTTAGTAAGAAAGCCAGGGAAATTTTAGAAAACTTCGGATATTCGGTGAATGAATAGCTTAAATGGACATATAACCCATATAAAAGTGAATGGTAGTCTATCATTGGTTACAATTGGTTTGGGCAAAAATGCAACAATACAAAGTATTGTTATAGAAACTCCAAAAACAGCACCTTATCTACAAACGGGCAAACCAGTAAAGGTTTTCTTTAAAGAGACTGAAGTGATTATAGGCAATAACGAAAATCATGCTATCACACTTCAAAATAGAATTCTTGGAACTATTAAAGAAATTGAAAAAGGAACGCTGTTGAGCAAAGTTTCAATCGATTCCGATGCTGGAAAACTTATCTCTGTTATAAGTACCGATTCTTGCGAATATTTAAATTTAAAAAAGGGTGATATGGTTTTTGCTATGGTCAAGTTGAACGAAATCATGCTTTCGGAATGATAGATTGGAATCCATTGTTGTTAACTTTTGAGCTGGCAATTGCAACTACTGTAATTTTGTTGATTCTATCCATTCCCTTGGCCTATTGGCTTTCCAATACTAAAACCCGTTTTAAAGCAATAGTGGAAACTTTGGTAAGCATGCCGCTGGTTTTACCTCCAACGGTTATAGGATTTTATTTTTTAATGGCCTTTAGCCCGAACAATTTTTTTGGTGAATGGATCAATGAATGGTTAGGGATTACATTGGTTTTTTCATTTCCTGGACTGGTTATCGCCTCTATAATTTACAGCTTACCATTTATGGTCCATCCCATTCAATCGGGACTTTCAAATCTACCCAAATCCATACAGGAAGCGGCCTACGTTATGGGAAAATCAAAATTGACGACCCTTTTCAGAATACAACTCCCAAACATTAAAACGTCCTTGCTTACCGGAATCGTACTTTCCTTTGCCCATACAGTTGGAGAGTTTGGTGTGGTCCTGATGATTGGTGGAAATATACCTGGAAGGACAAAAGTGGCTTCCATTGCCATTTATGATGAAGTGGAAGCGCTCAATTATGAAGCTGCGAACCTATATTCCATTATACTGTTTGCAATAACTTTTTGTATTCTACTAGCTGTTTATTTGAAAACTGGAAAACATCTGAATAAACTAGGAAGATGATTGAACTGGATATTGATAAAAAATTACATGCAGCCGATGGAGAAATGAATCTTGGACTTCATTTCTCCATTGAAAAGGGTAAATTGATTACGCTTTATGGAGAGTCAGGTGCAGGAAAAACATCAACGTTAAGGTTATTATCCGGATTAATGAAACCGGACAAAGGGAAAATCATCGTAAAAGGAAAAACATGGTTTGATTCTGATAAAAAAACCAATCTCCCCCCACAAAAAAGGAAAATAGGCTACGTGTTCCAAGATTATGCCTTGTTCCCAAACATGACTGTATATAAAAACCTTGAGTTTACATTAAGCAAAGGTCAAGACAAGAAGAAAGTATCCGACCTGATTGAAATTATGGAACTAGGTGAACTCCAATATAGAAAACCCGAAACTTTGTCAGGTGGCCAAAAACAACGTGTAGCTTTGGCAAGGGCATTGGTCGAACAGCCTGAAATTTTGTTGTTGGATGAGCCATTGGCCGCATTGGATATTAAAATTCGCTTAAAACTACAGGACTATATTCTAAAAGTGCACCGCGAATTCAATCTAACTACCCTGCTCATAAGCCATGATATTGGTGAAATCAATAAGCTATCAGACCATGTTATTTTTTTGGAAAAAGGAAAAGTCGTCCGCCAAGGAAATCCAGATGACCTTTTTATAAACAGAAATATAAGCGGCAAATTTAAGTTTACGGGCGAAATTCTCAAGATTGAAAAACAAGAAATAGTCAATATTGCTACGGTTCTTATACAATCCAGTGTTGTAAAAGTCATTGTTCTAGATTCTGAAATTCAACAATTGCGTGTTGGTGATAAAGTCATGGTTGCCACTAAAGCATTCAATCCTATTCTCTATAAAGTTGAAATCTAGATTAGTTGACCGAACTCTTGCGAACCTTCAAAAAATCATCTTGAAAAAAAAGCTCGCCGAAGTTTTTTTTAAGTGAAAACTTCGGCGAGCGAAGGTGGGCGCGAAGGGATTCGAACCCCTGACCCTCCCGATGTAAAATCGGGATGTCCTGAAACACTACTTCCCTATTAATTTTTCGATCATCTTGCGGCTCTTCCATCGCTTGATCTGCTTTTCCCTTGACATGGCCTCGGTCTTAGAAACGAACCCTTCGACGAACTTGATCTCCCAGTCCTTTGCCCTGCCCGTAAACCCTTTATGGAACTGGTTGTGCTTTATAAGGCGGGCTTCCAGGTTTTCGGTATACCCGATATAGAACTTATCGAGGACCCGTGAATATAATATATAGGTGTAGAACATCGTGTAAAGGAAAAGGCCTCCCATACATGGGAAGCCTTTGTGGGCGCGAAGGGATTCGAACCCCTGACCCTCCCGATGTAAAATCGGGATGTCCTGAAACACTACTTCCCTATTAATTTTTCGATCATCTTGCGGCTCTTCCATCGCTTGATCTGCTTTTCCCTTGACATGGCCTCGGTCTTAGAAACGAACCCTTCGACGAACTTGATCTCCCAGTCCTTTGCCCTGCCCGTAAACCCTTTATGGAACTAGTTGTGCT encodes:
- a CDS encoding GIY-YIG nuclease family protein, producing MGGLFLYTMFYTYILYSRVLDKFYIGYTENLEARLIKHNQFHKGFTGRAKDWEIKFVEGFVSKTEAMSREKQIKRWKSRKMIEKLIGK
- a CDS encoding sulfate/molybdate ABC transporter ATP-binding protein produces the protein MIELDIDKKLHAADGEMNLGLHFSIEKGKLITLYGESGAGKTSTLRLLSGLMKPDKGKIIVKGKTWFDSDKKTNLPPQKRKIGYVFQDYALFPNMTVYKNLEFTLSKGQDKKKVSDLIEIMELGELQYRKPETLSGGQKQRVALARALVEQPEILLLDEPLAALDIKIRLKLQDYILKVHREFNLTTLLISHDIGEINKLSDHVIFLEKGKVVRQGNPDDLFINRNISGKFKFTGEILKIEKQEIVNIATVLIQSSVVKVIVLDSEIQQLRVGDKVMVATKAFNPILYKVEI
- the modB gene encoding molybdate ABC transporter permease subunit, giving the protein MDWNPLLLTFELAIATTVILLILSIPLAYWLSNTKTRFKAIVETLVSMPLVLPPTVIGFYFLMAFSPNNFFGEWINEWLGITLVFSFPGLVIASIIYSLPFMVHPIQSGLSNLPKSIQEAAYVMGKSKLTTLFRIQLPNIKTSLLTGIVLSFAHTVGEFGVVLMIGGNIPGRTKVASIAIYDEVEALNYEAANLYSIILFAITFCILLAVYLKTGKHLNKLGR